From the Camelus bactrianus isolate YW-2024 breed Bactrian camel chromosome 4, ASM4877302v1, whole genome shotgun sequence genome, the window AGAGCTGCCCCTCCAGCTGGCCAGGAACCCCAGACTCCCCAGGTGGAAAGGACTGAGAAGCAGCCGTCCGAGCCCCGCGCGGGTGCCCTGGGCTATAACCCAGCCCCTGTACCCAGTCTCCCGTTCTACCCAACTGCCATTTGCAAGCAACTTTCTCCAGTGCCCCATTTCCTTGGATCTCCAGGGGTGGCCTGGGGACTCTGTGGCTTCTTTCTTGGTTGCTGTGTCATCTGCTCTCAGGGCCTTGGCTTCCCCATCGAACAACTAGAAGCTGGACACAACTGCAGCCTTCACCTCCAACTTCCTGTGGCCCGAAGGGGGCTGGGTCTGGCCAAGGTCCTGCATTTTGAGGGCTTTACCCCCAGGGAGGCTTTGGGGCAGCCGTTCCCTGAAAGTGCACACAGTCAGTGCTTAACAAATAGATGTGGCTGTTGGACTCCTGAGAAGAGAAGGGACCGAGCAGCTGGGGAAAGGGGCCCTGGTAAAGGTCATACCAGAGCAAGGACAGGTATTCCTCCGGCCTGACTCTCCACGGCCACTTCAGAAGACACTGGAAGCCCTGCCAAAATGGACACTATCGTATCTGTCCCCAAATTGCCAAGAGCCAGGTTCTGCCTGAGACTCTGGGCCTGGTGGTTGGTTTCCAGCTGCTTGTCTGGACCAGGCAGCATTGGCCTTCCGTAGAGGTGTGATCTTCTGAAACTTTCTGGGCACCTTCTCAGCTAGGCCCCGGAGGCCTGCCTTCATGGATGTGGGAAAAAGATGCTTCTGGTGCCTTCctacctcctccagcccctggaggCCATGTTCGGGGCCAGACGAGGGGTCTGCAGGCTGTGGTGCTGGTTCCAAGGTGGGCAGACAGGGCGTGTGGGAACCCTTGGCAGCAAGAAGTCCTTCCGTGGTGGCCAGGCCTGGGCAGCCACTGTTCTCCCTGGTGCCACCCGCCTTGGGACAACTCTGTTGGACCTCAGACCCTCTACTTAGTCCTTGGAGGTCACCTTAATGGCTTCTGTTAAAAGGCCAGTTCAGATGTCCCCTCTGCAGGGTCAGCTGCCTCTTGGCCTTTGCAGGCCAGCCCCTAACTCCCAGGACCCAGGTCCATGGCCTCTGCTGTCCAGGCTGGAACTTTCTGGAGTCCAGGGCTCCCATCCTGTCTGCTCACCTGCACAGCTGCGCTCCCAGTAGCGGAGTGCTGCATCCCTCAGTGTCTCATCAGCAAACCGCACTCGGAAAGGGCAACACCGCCTGCGGTGGCCTGAGCCTTCCCCCGAGGAGTTGTGGGTGAGCACAGCCTTGAGCTTGGGACCCTGTGTAGAGTGGGGCCTGCTGAGAGAAGcaagaggggcaggggaggaccAGGGCCTGAGCCCCCAGCGCCCCACGCCACCCTGACCACACACATTCGCCAGCCCGGAGCTCGCTGTGAGACCCTGACAACCATAGTGTTTCCTGAGCACGTCCTGCCCACCAGGCAGTGGATCAAGTGCGTGACAGGCATCAGCCCACGAAATCCACACCACCTGGGAAACAtgatgattattcccattttacagatgaggaaactgaggcacagagttgggttttttgtttttttgtttttttttttgtttttttttgttttttgcaacttgcccaaggtcacacagctgtttaGAAGTAGAGCTGAGATTTAAATCCTGGTTCCAGAGCGGGCACTCACACGTCAAGCAATCCAGCAGCGAGAATAAGGATATGAATTCAGGAGTCAGGCGGTCCTGGGTCAAGTCTAACTCttttgagcctcagcttctttgtctgaaaaatggggatCATCACTGTGCCCACTGTACAGGGCGGCGAAGAGATGAAAGGGACTTCGGTGCACGTTGCCCAGGGTCTGCGGGGCCAGGAGTAAACATCTCTGACCGGGAGCTGTTCTCATAATCATCGATTTCAATTATGCTCCTTCCCAGCCATGTGGCCTGGAGCAGACTGCCCTCTCCATTTTGCTTTTTTGCCCTTTAAATTATGTCCTGTGTGTTATAGGCATGAGAATAGCTTCCTTATAAGAGTTTGGTGAGCAGCAAGTAACACGTGAGGCGTCCAGGACAAGGTAAGGAATCTGATATTGGTAAAGTACCAGTAAAACGTATCTGTTATTGCTACTGTCATTAACTTACTGTCATTTATTTACTGTCATTAGTTCAGCCTCCAGGGTAGGGCTGTAGGACGGCCGGCTTGATCCATCCATGGCTCTGTTATTTAGAAATGCCATATTTGACCTTAAGTATATGCATATTGACATACTGCCTCCATTTATCTGACCACATCTTTATGTCCATGTCGACACAGAAGGGATGCTTTTCATAAGCCCACTGAAGAACCAGGCAGCCAGGAGGTGGCCAAGACAGTGCTGGCTACAGGCATTGGGACCTAGTTACCCAACAGTTGTCTGCTTATGCACGCCTGCTCAGTGCTGGCTGCAGGACCCGACAAAGGCTCGCTCCAGCTCTGTGCTGGTCTGAACCCTCAGCTTCCCCTCTCAAAGGCCGCTGGAGCCTGTTCAAAGGCACCCTGGTGTCCTCAGCAGGACCTACCAGGGAATCCCACTCACTGAAAGGTGCTCAAGAATTAGCTCCTTAATGTGAAACAATGTGGTGTCCACCCCTGCTGTTGCTCACATCTGAGATAATGAGTTccatacttttatttattctttcttgtgAGAAGTAGTGGCCTGATTGATTTAAAGTTCCTAGGTTGGCAGATGTGTTTCATTTCTGGCACCTACTCTGATCCATTTGTGGTGTCTGAAggcaggtggatggatggactgaTGGATGAATTAATGAAAAGGTCGTAATAGAAGGACTGAATCTTAGGAGGATGGGTAGATGTATGGATGTATGGGTGGATGAATGATTATGTAGATGAGTACGCAGACCTGTAGATGGCTTCATGACTAGATTAGAGATGGATAGTATCCTGGATTTACAAGTGGATGGAAAGATTGGTAGATGATTGATTATTGGATtcatggatagatggatagaatTCTGGGAGTTTGTGAATAGCTGGATGACTAgttaaatggatggatggatgggtggatggatggctAGGTGGGTTAATGGATCAATAGGAGACCTGGTtcatgagtggatggatggatggatgaatggagagATTCATGAACAGGTTGTAAAAGACCTAACTCAGAGATGAGATGTATGCAAGGGTGGAAGGGTGAATGggagaatgaatatatgtgtggatCCGTGAATGggagaatgaatatatgtgtggatCCATGAATGAATTATGAATGTGTTGGTAGCAGACTTGATTCATGGGTGGATGGATTCATAGATGTTGATGGGTGATTCTTGAACAAGTTGGGAGAAGACCTGATtcatggatggacacagagatggaTGAATAGGTGGACAGATAGATAAATTCATGGGTGAAAGTCAGagcaaagaaaggaaggaaagaaatgctCTTTCTCTCCACTCCCTTGCCCCCACCCTCCCATAACTCACTGGTTGGCCTTGACTGTGGTAAATTGTGAGTGGTCTCTCCTCAAGGGCCCCAGGGCAGGTATCTGATGGAGCAAAATCTTCTTCAGACTATTCTTGAAGTGTGATGACTGGTCCCTTGAAGACAAATAGACCACACCTGGCATGAGTGATCAAGGTTCCCCATTGTCGGAGCACTGATGACAACCCTGTCCCCAGCAGCAGGTCGCTGGCACTTACTGGAGGTCTGGGAGGAAGGAGCCGCTGGGACACTGAGAACTTCTGCAGTGCTCTGATACACCCCGTTGATGTTGCGATGCTGAGGGTGCTGGGAGCCAGGAGGAGGTGGAAATAGCTATGAGCCTTCGCCTGGGGACAGTCCTTGCTAGGCTCTACCTAGTTGTATGGCCTcgggcctcagtttactcatctgtacaGTAGGGGCAATGGTAGACCTGCTCTCAAGGGGTGGTTACCAGGCCTACTCCGCACACTAGCATCATTCTATGCCAGGTGGTGGGACACCGTCCCCCCGCCGGAAATTACTCAGCCCCGCCCTTGCCCCGCCCCCTGGAAGGTCCAGCAGGGCCTCACTCGGTGGCTTTGTCTGCTGGGTACACTGGACTCCGAGCTGGCACAGGAATTCTCGGAACCGGCCGGGGAGGAGCTCTCCTACGAGGGCGCTCAAGGAGTCGGGGACCTCCTTGGCGGAGCCCCTGCGGGGGTCCTCGCACGGTCCAGGCCCGGGGCGCGAGGGCGCCGGTTCCTGAGGCTCGCGGGCCCAGAGCAGGGGCGGCAGCAGTTGCGGCCTCAGCCCTGTCCGGTTCCTCGCCGCCCGCTGGGCCAGGGTGGGCAAGGCGGGCAGGCGCGGCCCGGAGCGCCTGACGCCCACCCCGGGATCTAAGTGCGAGGCCTCACACCCCGCGTCCTCCCACCAGTCGGCGCCGCTCCCCGAGGCCCTCGACCCCCGGGAGAAGCCCCGCACGCCGGAGGATGCTCGGAGCTCGGGCAGAAGTAGCCTGGGCAGCCCCGGGTCTTTCCTTCGGCGAACGCCATCGCCGGGGAGCCCCTCGGGCGCCACCTGCTGGGCCCAGGAGCGGGGGTGACGCCGGGGCATGTCTGATCCTGCGCTCAGCTCAGGGCATCCTCACGcctgtgggggcggggggtgccGTCCGAAGTGGAGAGGCGGGCATAGACCAGCCCCCAGGCCATAGCGCCCAGAGCGGGGCAGTATGGTTTGGGGGGGTACCACCACTGGCTCGCCAGACAGTAGTAAGTGGCTCCCGGCTACAGCGCTCCgatcctctgtttcctcacctgagaAACGGTGACGGCGAGAGTACCCACCTTTTTGAGTTGCTGTGACGTTTAAATGAGCGAGCCCACGTAAATGGCTTAGAATAGTGCACGTTGCACATGCTCAACAAAGACTAGCTGACATTATTATcgtttcttaaaaagttatttaggatttactctcaGCTCCACTTCTTATTAGCTGTACCCTTGAGCAAGACTGGCAATTAACCTCTCTCAGTGTCCTcgtctgtagaatggggataacGGAGCACTTGCTCCTTTG encodes:
- the C4H9orf50 gene encoding uncharacterized protein C9orf50 homolog; translation: MPRRHPRSWAQQVAPEGLPGDGVRRRKDPGLPRLLLPELRASSGVRGFSRGSRASGSGADWWEDAGCEASHLDPGVGVRRSGPRLPALPTLAQRAARNRTGLRPQLLPPLLWAREPQEPAPSRPGPGPCEDPRRGSAKEVPDSLSALVGELLPGRFREFLCQLGVQCTQQTKPPSEALLDLPGGGARAGLTISTSSWLPAPSASQHQRGVSEHCRSSQCPSGSFLPDLQDQSSHFKNSLKKILLHQIPALGPLRRDHSQFTTVKANQPHSTQGPKLKAVLTHNSSGEGSGHRRRCCPFRVRFADETLRDAALRYWERSCAAQQGVTKNRTANRSGPAASERVLGSVGRWLESLPKALYPGAKEETVDNSFTWDFPGLSTQELKGHLSEDTSMNSSLPFIPRATIPRQRGDLKTFLEQVGKSPCSWSQKLESFLPSLVLHTVLKRGHPKGYQLLLPSATSHCAQR